In Drosophila bipectinata strain 14024-0381.07 chromosome 2R, DbipHiC1v2, whole genome shotgun sequence, one genomic interval encodes:
- the LOC108125743 gene encoding testis-expressed protein 9 isoform X1, translating into MAELLSREKELFKINQELNLLTLSPAADAMFAGKMGTAATTGVAVPRYATYQKQKGPSTLLRKKGGNQIIGGSQLKTKPKSPPACGAATARPAVTSPLPEKNLLTKSRTLDWKQTKHMGAPSSPIARHTSKNATFTRESNSKTATFVKYRNPHFSESPSLDMLLRNDANEGNKNGSPPPVETIQKRESTTVVNGLAKKQLTQDNYIKCDFSFRFLKAKVAILEEDHAQHSGELARQKEQLEMALEGQRKSENQRDQTACSNKHLSEQLIRSERACEDLTRRQKERQQEFITQQRELEQLKRDAKVARQTNINLESRLGRAQEEAEVARKTLAQVREEQRDQAEVHRKELKNRDSRIRTLKRQRAELLNAYKKQLYMIDNLKRQSSCMEQSAAIGFGEKEFNKVLEWNAKT; encoded by the exons ATGGCTGAGCTTTTGTCCCGCGAGAAGGAACTCTTCAAAATTAACCAAGAGCTCAATTTGCTGACACTCAGCCCTGCCGCCGATGCCATGTTCGCTGGAAAGATGGGAACGGCTGCCACGACCGGAGTGGCAGTGCCGCGATATGCCACATACCAGAAGCAGAAAGGTCCGAGCACATTGCTTCGCAAAAAAGGAGGCAATCAAATTATAGGTGGATCTCAGCTCaagacaaagccgaaaagTCCACCAGCCTGTGGAGCCGCCACGGCTCGACCTGCTGTCACATCTCCGTTGCCCGAGAAGAATCTGCTGACCAAGTCTAGGACTCTAGATTGGAAGCAGACCAAACACATGGGAGCTCCATCTTCGCCAATAGCTCGACATACGTCCAAGAACGCAACCTTTACGCGGGAGTCGAACAGCAAGACTGCCACTTTTGTCAAATATCGGAATCCCCACTTCAGTGAAAGTCCCTCGCTGGACATGCTCCTGCGGAACGATGCGAACGAGGGAAATAAAAATGGGTCCCCCCCTCCAGTGGAGACAATCCAGAAGCGAGAGAGCACTACTGTCGTCAATGGATTGGCTAAAAAACAGCTCACCCAAGATAACTACATCAA ATGTGACTTTTCTTTCAGATTCCTCAAAGCCAAGGTGGCTATTCTGGAGGAGGACCATGCCCAGCATTCTGGCGAACTGGCCCGCCAAAAGGAGCAGCTCGAGATGGCACTGGAAGGGCAGCGAAAGTCCGAAAACCAGCGGGATCAAACTGCTTGCTCCAACAAACACCTATCCGAGCAGCTCATTCGTTCCGAGCGAGCTTGCGAGGATTTGACTCGGCGCCAAAAGGAACGCCAGCAGGAGTTCATCACTCAGCAACGTGAGCTGGAGCAGCTTAAGCGCGACGCCAAGGTGGCCAGGCAGACGAATATCAATCTGGAGAGCCGTCTGGGCCGCGCCCAAGAGGAGGCTGAAGTCGCCCGCAAGACTCTTGCCCAGGTACGAGAGGAGCAACGTGACCAGGCGGAGGTGCATCGTAAGGAGCTTAAAAATCGGGACAGTCGTATCCGGACGCTGAAGCGGCAGCGGGCCGAGCTGCTCAATGCCTACAAGAAGCAACTCTACATGATCGACAACCTGAAGCGCCAGTCCTCCTGCATGGAACAGTCGGCGGCAATCGGTTTCGGCGAGAAGGAGTTCAACAAGGTGCTCGAATGGAATGCAAAGACCTGA
- the LOC108125743 gene encoding testis-expressed protein 9 isoform X2 yields MAELLSREKELFKINQELNLLTLSPAADAMFAGKMGTAATTGVAVPRYATYQKQKGPSTLLRKKGGNQIIGGSQLKTKPKSPPACGAATARPAVTSPLPEKNLLTKSRTLDWKQTKHMGAPSSPIARHTSKNATFTRESNSKTATFVKYRNPHFSESPSLDMLLRNDANEGNKNGSPPPVETIQKRESTTVVNGLAKKQLTQDNYIKFLKAKVAILEEDHAQHSGELARQKEQLEMALEGQRKSENQRDQTACSNKHLSEQLIRSERACEDLTRRQKERQQEFITQQRELEQLKRDAKVARQTNINLESRLGRAQEEAEVARKTLAQVREEQRDQAEVHRKELKNRDSRIRTLKRQRAELLNAYKKQLYMIDNLKRQSSCMEQSAAIGFGEKEFNKVLEWNAKT; encoded by the exons ATGGCTGAGCTTTTGTCCCGCGAGAAGGAACTCTTCAAAATTAACCAAGAGCTCAATTTGCTGACACTCAGCCCTGCCGCCGATGCCATGTTCGCTGGAAAGATGGGAACGGCTGCCACGACCGGAGTGGCAGTGCCGCGATATGCCACATACCAGAAGCAGAAAGGTCCGAGCACATTGCTTCGCAAAAAAGGAGGCAATCAAATTATAGGTGGATCTCAGCTCaagacaaagccgaaaagTCCACCAGCCTGTGGAGCCGCCACGGCTCGACCTGCTGTCACATCTCCGTTGCCCGAGAAGAATCTGCTGACCAAGTCTAGGACTCTAGATTGGAAGCAGACCAAACACATGGGAGCTCCATCTTCGCCAATAGCTCGACATACGTCCAAGAACGCAACCTTTACGCGGGAGTCGAACAGCAAGACTGCCACTTTTGTCAAATATCGGAATCCCCACTTCAGTGAAAGTCCCTCGCTGGACATGCTCCTGCGGAACGATGCGAACGAGGGAAATAAAAATGGGTCCCCCCCTCCAGTGGAGACAATCCAGAAGCGAGAGAGCACTACTGTCGTCAATGGATTGGCTAAAAAACAGCTCACCCAAGATAACTACATCAA ATTCCTCAAAGCCAAGGTGGCTATTCTGGAGGAGGACCATGCCCAGCATTCTGGCGAACTGGCCCGCCAAAAGGAGCAGCTCGAGATGGCACTGGAAGGGCAGCGAAAGTCCGAAAACCAGCGGGATCAAACTGCTTGCTCCAACAAACACCTATCCGAGCAGCTCATTCGTTCCGAGCGAGCTTGCGAGGATTTGACTCGGCGCCAAAAGGAACGCCAGCAGGAGTTCATCACTCAGCAACGTGAGCTGGAGCAGCTTAAGCGCGACGCCAAGGTGGCCAGGCAGACGAATATCAATCTGGAGAGCCGTCTGGGCCGCGCCCAAGAGGAGGCTGAAGTCGCCCGCAAGACTCTTGCCCAGGTACGAGAGGAGCAACGTGACCAGGCGGAGGTGCATCGTAAGGAGCTTAAAAATCGGGACAGTCGTATCCGGACGCTGAAGCGGCAGCGGGCCGAGCTGCTCAATGCCTACAAGAAGCAACTCTACATGATCGACAACCTGAAGCGCCAGTCCTCCTGCATGGAACAGTCGGCGGCAATCGGTTTCGGCGAGAAGGAGTTCAACAAGGTGCTCGAATGGAATGCAAAGACCTGA